In the Streptomyces sp. cg36 genome, one interval contains:
- a CDS encoding glycosyltransferase codes for MKPSLCLCMIVKNESRVIERCLASVRDLVDTWVISDTGSTDGTQKLIRAALDGIPGELREEPWVNFGHNRSLNIAHARGRADYLLLLDADLVVRRDGPLPELTADAYMLRHEGTTSYRIKRLVRGDIAWRYEGVTHEYLTCDRATGQENLDALAIRDFADGGSRHDKFERDARLLGAELERDPDNARTVFYLAQTMRDMGRTEEAVPLYQRRADMGGWAEEVYYSLLQVGVLRAESGDWPGGMDALVRAWEARPERLEACYELAARLRTMGRHHAAHAFVRAGLDRPVPEADLLFTQPWVYRWGLLFEYSITTYWTGDFTASLQACDRLLAMADLPESYRRQTEANRRFAARRLGSVPAPVV; via the coding sequence GTGAAGCCGTCCCTCTGTCTCTGCATGATCGTCAAGAACGAGTCGCGGGTCATCGAGCGGTGCCTCGCCTCCGTGCGCGATCTGGTGGACACCTGGGTCATCTCCGACACGGGCTCCACCGACGGGACGCAGAAGCTGATCCGCGCGGCCCTGGACGGCATCCCCGGCGAACTGCGCGAAGAGCCCTGGGTGAACTTCGGCCACAACCGCTCCCTGAACATCGCCCACGCCCGGGGCAGGGCCGACTACCTGCTGCTCCTCGACGCGGACCTGGTCGTCCGCCGCGACGGCCCGCTGCCCGAGCTCACCGCGGACGCGTACATGCTGCGCCACGAGGGCACCACCTCGTACCGCATCAAGCGCCTGGTGCGCGGGGACATCGCCTGGCGCTACGAAGGCGTCACCCACGAATACCTCACCTGCGACCGGGCGACCGGCCAGGAGAACCTCGACGCCCTGGCCATCCGGGACTTCGCCGACGGCGGCTCGCGCCACGACAAGTTCGAACGCGACGCCCGGCTGCTCGGCGCCGAGCTGGAGCGCGACCCGGACAACGCGCGCACGGTCTTCTACCTGGCGCAGACCATGCGCGACATGGGCCGCACCGAGGAGGCCGTCCCCCTCTACCAGCGCCGCGCGGACATGGGCGGGTGGGCGGAGGAGGTCTACTACTCGCTGCTCCAGGTGGGTGTGCTGCGCGCGGAGTCCGGCGACTGGCCCGGTGGCATGGACGCGCTCGTACGAGCCTGGGAGGCGCGTCCGGAGCGGCTGGAGGCGTGCTACGAGCTGGCGGCGCGGCTGCGCACGATGGGGCGCCACCACGCGGCACACGCGTTCGTGCGCGCGGGGCTCGACCGTCCGGTGCCGGAGGCGGACCTGCTCTTCACCCAGCCCTGGGTGTACCGGTGGGGGCTGCTGTTCGAGTACTCCATCACCACGTACTGGACCGGTGACTTCACCGCCTCGCTCCAGGCGTGCGACCGCCTGCTCGCGATGGCGGACCTGCCCGAGTCCTACCGGCGCCAGACCGAGGCCAACCGGCGCTTCGCGGCCCGCAGGCTGGGATCGGTGCCCGCCCCCGTGGTGTGA
- a CDS encoding PP2C family protein-serine/threonine phosphatase, which translates to MDLRALSLPHRPRRPSHALLAAPFALITLVTVVDVLAPPDVHLGPSLVAAPALTASFAGPRTTGAVGAVAVLAQVVVAMIRGSVTDLNHSVQIVSLILICVFVTFFARLREVHEAQLVQLRSVAETAQQVVLRPLPERLGPLRMASVYLAAEAEARIGGDLYAAARTADSTRLLIGDVRGKGLEAVGDAAVVLGAFRASAHQEAELSGLVGYLEGAVAPDPDGTAGPESAEAFITAAVLDVPDHRQALHLINCGHPPPLLLRGGRVIALDVLRPAPPLGLASLVETAFTAESFAFERGDIMLLYTDGVIEARDAAGTFYPLTARVAAWRGTGPQALLRHLRDDLLAHAEGGRLGDDAAMVAIERLE; encoded by the coding sequence ATGGATCTTCGGGCACTGAGCCTGCCGCACCGCCCGCGCCGACCGAGCCACGCCCTGCTGGCGGCACCGTTCGCGCTGATCACGCTCGTCACGGTGGTGGACGTGCTCGCTCCGCCCGATGTGCACCTCGGCCCGTCCCTGGTCGCGGCGCCCGCCCTCACCGCGTCCTTCGCCGGGCCCCGGACCACGGGGGCGGTGGGCGCGGTGGCCGTGCTGGCCCAAGTGGTGGTGGCGATGATCCGCGGCAGCGTCACCGACCTGAACCACTCCGTGCAGATCGTCTCGCTCATCCTGATCTGCGTCTTCGTCACGTTCTTCGCGCGTCTGCGCGAGGTCCACGAGGCCCAGTTGGTGCAGTTGCGCTCGGTCGCCGAGACCGCCCAGCAGGTGGTGCTGCGGCCCCTGCCCGAGCGTCTGGGCCCGCTGCGGATGGCGTCGGTCTACCTCGCGGCCGAGGCCGAGGCGCGGATCGGCGGCGATCTGTACGCCGCCGCGCGCACCGCCGACAGCACCCGGCTGCTGATCGGCGACGTACGCGGCAAGGGGCTGGAGGCGGTGGGGGACGCGGCCGTCGTCCTGGGCGCCTTCCGGGCTTCGGCCCATCAGGAGGCCGAGCTGTCCGGGCTCGTCGGCTATCTGGAGGGCGCCGTCGCCCCGGACCCGGACGGAACGGCCGGGCCGGAGTCGGCCGAGGCGTTCATCACGGCGGCCGTGCTCGACGTACCCGACCACCGGCAGGCGCTGCACCTGATCAACTGCGGTCACCCGCCGCCGCTCCTGCTGCGCGGTGGCCGGGTGATCGCCCTGGACGTCCTCCGTCCGGCGCCGCCGCTGGGGCTGGCCTCGCTCGTGGAGACCGCGTTCACCGCCGAGTCGTTCGCCTTCGAGCGCGGGGACATCATGCTGCTGTACACGGACGGGGTGATCGAGGCGCGCGACGCGGCGGGCACGTTCTATCCGCTGACGGCCCGGGTGGCCGCCTGGCGGGGCACCGGGCCGCAGGCGCTGCTGCGCCACCTCCGCGACGACCTGCTGGCCCATGCCGAGGGCGGGCGGCTGGGGGACGACGCGGCGATGGTGGCGATCGAGCGGCTGGAGTGA
- a CDS encoding acetyl-CoA carboxylase biotin carboxylase subunit family protein, whose protein sequence is MTEHVLVFGVGSDTPARMRAFGERTGQRVTASLMCRPEHLAGIVDIGAYERIVVVGRDASDEEWIALARSVHTVDPVTGIGSFHDDCRPQAAVVAQVLGLDACTPELVELLGDEHATRERLIRAGVEDAAAGEAESVGGLPAGDRYRVAALSEQGEHQVVAVVRTYLDPVGRGELGHAVPAPLGSTARASVERRVVAALEALGVECGPTRTEVVLTGDGPRVLAVRLGAHGDELGAMVTGATGVDLVESQFRQVLGEKVLPGIRAVLDAPGSPARGEALWFAGARARGTLVEVAGAEGERPDAVTLRVVGVPGTDLAGSRDGFARLAWARAHAATAEEAVALAREAVGGLSFVIRFPASQGELP, encoded by the coding sequence GTGACTGAGCATGTGCTGGTGTTCGGCGTCGGGTCCGACACACCGGCCCGGATGCGCGCGTTCGGCGAGCGGACCGGGCAGCGGGTCACCGCGTCCCTCATGTGCCGGCCGGAGCACCTCGCCGGGATCGTGGACATCGGTGCGTACGAGCGGATCGTCGTGGTGGGCCGCGACGCCTCGGACGAGGAGTGGATCGCGCTCGCCCGGTCCGTCCACACGGTCGATCCGGTCACCGGCATCGGCTCCTTCCACGACGACTGCCGGCCGCAGGCGGCGGTGGTGGCCCAGGTGCTCGGGCTCGACGCCTGCACCCCCGAGCTGGTCGAACTGCTCGGGGACGAGCACGCGACGCGGGAGCGGCTGATCCGGGCGGGCGTCGAGGACGCGGCGGCCGGGGAGGCGGAGTCCGTCGGGGGCCTCCCCGCGGGCGACCGGTATCGCGTCGCGGCCTTGTCGGAGCAGGGCGAGCACCAAGTGGTCGCCGTGGTACGGACGTACCTCGACCCCGTCGGCCGCGGAGAACTGGGCCATGCCGTGCCCGCACCCCTCGGGTCCACCGCGAGGGCCTCGGTGGAGCGGCGGGTGGTGGCGGCGCTGGAGGCGCTGGGCGTCGAGTGCGGGCCCACCCGTACCGAGGTCGTCCTCACCGGGGACGGGCCCCGGGTGCTCGCGGTGCGGCTGGGCGCCCACGGGGACGAACTCGGGGCGATGGTCACCGGCGCGACGGGAGTGGACCTCGTCGAGTCGCAGTTCCGCCAGGTCCTCGGCGAGAAGGTGCTGCCCGGCATCCGTGCGGTGCTCGACGCCCCCGGAAGTCCCGCGCGCGGCGAGGCCCTCTGGTTCGCGGGCGCGCGCGCCCGGGGCACGCTCGTCGAGGTGGCGGGCGCCGAAGGGGAGCGCCCGGACGCGGTGACGTTGCGCGTCGTGGGCGTGCCGGGAACCGATCTGGCGGGCTCGCGGGACGGGTTCGCCCGGCTGGCCTGGGCGCGGGCCCACGCGGCCACCGCCGAGGAGGCCGTCGCCCTGGCGCGCGAGGCCGTCGGGGGCCTCTCCTTCGTGATCCGATTCCCGGCGTCGCAGGGCGAGTTGCCCTGA